A DNA window from Impatiens glandulifera chromosome 7, dImpGla2.1, whole genome shotgun sequence contains the following coding sequences:
- the LOC124946261 gene encoding glutaredoxin-C9-like gives MSKSTIPMPKDNDVMKNMISQRAVAIVGIRGCFTVQFVLDLLHSFGASPATYDIDEEDEMNELDRLRKVINGAGEDKNIKLDQLPLIFIGERLFGGVDKVISSHARGELIPALKQAGAIWL, from the coding sequence ATGTCAAAATCGACGATTCCAATGCCTAAAGACAATGATGTCATGAAGAACATGATATCTCAAAGAGCGGTGGCCATTGTGGGAATACGTGGATGTTTCACTGTTCAATTTGTATTGGATTTACTTCATAGTTTTGGAGCGAGTCCGGCAACCTATGAtattgatgaagaagacgaaATGAATGAACTTGATCGGTTAAGGAAAGTTATCAATGGTGCAGGAGAAGATAAGAATATAAAATTGGACCAGCTTCCGTTGATTTTTATTGGAGAACGGTTATTTGGAGGAGTGGATAAGGTAATTTCAAGTCATGCCAGGGGCGAGTTGATTCCAGCCCTGAAACAAGCAGGAGCAATATGGCTTTGA